The Vitis riparia cultivar Riparia Gloire de Montpellier isolate 1030 chromosome 3, EGFV_Vit.rip_1.0, whole genome shotgun sequence genome includes a region encoding these proteins:
- the LOC117911655 gene encoding ubiquitin carboxyl-terminal hydrolase 12-like, producing MEEELPGQFCFFILSTSSHTSFKNIKIDPTSPLLIQGRVCSVLLNTSIKKYDSGDFEAGGYKWRLCLYPNGNEKSVGEGHISLYLEISEIEKLPVGWEVTVNFKLFVFNHIHEKYLTVQDADGKVRHFNVMKTRCGFTRFLSLDVLKDPCNGYLMDDSCIFGAEVFVIKYSGKGECLSMIKDPVDGTFTWVIENFSTLKEEVLHSEIFNVKEYKWHVLCTSLISPS from the exons AAGTTTCAAGAACATTAAGATCGATCCAACCAGCCCATTACTTATTCAGGGTAGAGTCTGTTCTGTGCTTCTAAACACAagcattaaaaaatatgattcagGGGATTTTGAAGCGGGTGGCTACAAATG GAGATTGTGTCTGTACCCAAATGGGAATGAAAAAAGTGTCGGGGAAGGTCACATCTCCCTCTACTTAGAAATATCAGAAATCGAAAAACTTCCTGTTGGGTGGGAGGTTACTGTCAACTTCAAATTGTTTGTGTTTAATCATATACATGAAAAGTACTTGACTGTCCAAG ATGCTGATGGGAAGGTAAGGCACTTCAATGTGATGAAGACTCGATGTGGTTTCACTCGGTTTCTTTCACTGGATGTTCTCAAGGATCCTTGTAATGGATACTTGATGGATGATTCTTGCATTTTCGGAGCAGAagtttttgttatcaaatataGTGGCAAAGGGGAGTGTCTTTCCATGATAAAGGATCCTGTTGATGGTACTTTCACTTGGGTGATTGAGAATTTCTCCACACTGAAAGAGGAAGTCCTTCACTCTGAAATATTCAATGTCAAAGAATATAAATGGCATGTGCTATGTACTTCCCTTATTTCTCCTTCTTGA